A region from the Longimicrobium terrae genome encodes:
- a CDS encoding SDR family oxidoreductase, which produces MTDFRLDGRVVVVTGGYGVLGGGLASGLAAAGARIVVLGRRREQAEAKAEQIRAAGGEAMAVVADALDRGQLADACTEVVGEWGRVDALVNGAGGNVAAARNDDRPVFEVAPDAFDQVLQLNLHATITPSLVFGKAMADRGAGSIVNISSMAAMQAISGVMGYSIAKAGIDNFTRWLAVDLARRYGGGMRVNAVAPGFFISEQNRAVLVQPDGSPTARANTIINRTPMGRFGEAEELVGAVQWLCSDAASFVTGIVVPVDGGFSAFSGV; this is translated from the coding sequence ATGACTGATTTTCGTCTGGATGGACGCGTGGTGGTGGTCACCGGCGGATACGGCGTGCTGGGCGGCGGACTGGCGAGCGGGCTGGCCGCGGCGGGTGCGCGCATCGTGGTGCTGGGCCGGCGCCGCGAGCAGGCCGAGGCCAAGGCGGAGCAGATCCGCGCCGCGGGCGGCGAAGCGATGGCCGTGGTGGCCGACGCGCTGGACCGCGGGCAGCTGGCCGATGCCTGCACCGAGGTGGTGGGCGAGTGGGGGCGGGTGGACGCGCTGGTGAACGGCGCGGGCGGCAACGTGGCCGCGGCGCGCAACGACGACCGCCCCGTGTTCGAGGTGGCGCCGGACGCGTTCGACCAGGTGCTGCAGCTGAACCTGCACGCGACCATCACGCCGTCGCTGGTCTTCGGCAAGGCGATGGCGGATCGCGGTGCGGGGAGCATCGTCAACATCTCGTCGATGGCGGCCATGCAGGCCATCAGCGGGGTGATGGGCTACTCCATCGCCAAGGCGGGGATCGACAACTTCACCCGCTGGCTGGCCGTGGACCTCGCGCGCCGATACGGTGGCGGGATGCGTGTGAACGCCGTCGCGCCCGGCTTCTTCATCAGCGAGCAGAACCGCGCCGTGCTGGTGCAGCCGGACGGATCGCCCACCGCCCGCGCCAACACCATCATCAACCGCACGCCCATGGGCCGCTTCGGCGAGGCGGAGGAACTCGTCGGCGCGGTGCAGTGGCTGTGCAGCGACGCCGCATCCTTCGTGACCGGCATCGTGGTCCCGGTGGATGGCGGATTCAGCGCCTTCAGCGGGGTCTGA
- a CDS encoding ABC transporter substrate-binding protein, whose translation MVRLGTKPFRCLFPAIAALIVSACGGSREPVVVAAVGEWSGPDEIALKQGIELAVQQVNDAGGVNGRPLRVDFHDDKHDVTEAARVAAELVADPEVVAVLGHTRSDPTLVAMKVYDGQMPVINPRLSSPDLTGLSTWLFQAVPTDSAYSAAVVRFAAERGLRRTALLFNNTARGRATAEHFQKQYRGSVVAMDPAYFPAPLPGDLKTFVDYHRQQAPDLVFAPIGEPKEYIQQAQAQGLRAVVVGWDVWSSQTRDPSLPGDFYHVVPVDLASQRDETRAFLRAFRNAAHAEPTPFAAIGYDATRLIARAAAEGGDRAGIRRWLAALRPESAQAGVIGSLSFAPDGTAVGPEPVIVPVRTAAASAGGRP comes from the coding sequence TTGGTCCGACTGGGAACAAAGCCTTTCCGATGTCTGTTTCCCGCCATCGCCGCGCTGATTGTCTCCGCGTGCGGCGGATCGCGCGAGCCGGTGGTGGTGGCCGCGGTGGGCGAGTGGAGCGGGCCCGACGAGATCGCCCTCAAGCAGGGGATTGAACTCGCCGTGCAGCAGGTGAACGACGCGGGCGGGGTGAACGGGCGCCCGCTGCGGGTGGACTTTCACGATGACAAGCACGACGTGACCGAAGCCGCGCGCGTGGCCGCCGAACTGGTCGCCGACCCCGAGGTCGTCGCCGTCCTCGGCCACACGCGGTCGGACCCCACGCTGGTCGCCATGAAGGTCTACGACGGGCAGATGCCCGTCATCAACCCGCGGCTGAGCTCGCCGGACCTCACCGGGCTTTCCACCTGGCTCTTCCAGGCCGTCCCCACGGATTCGGCGTACAGCGCGGCGGTCGTGCGCTTCGCGGCGGAGCGCGGGCTGCGGCGCACGGCGCTGCTCTTCAACAACACCGCGCGCGGGCGCGCGACGGCGGAGCACTTTCAGAAGCAGTACCGCGGCAGCGTGGTGGCCATGGACCCCGCCTACTTTCCCGCGCCGCTCCCGGGCGACCTCAAGACGTTCGTCGATTACCATCGGCAGCAGGCGCCGGACCTGGTGTTCGCCCCCATCGGCGAGCCCAAGGAGTACATCCAGCAGGCGCAGGCGCAGGGGCTGCGCGCCGTGGTGGTGGGGTGGGATGTGTGGTCGTCGCAGACGCGCGATCCCTCGCTCCCCGGCGACTTCTACCACGTCGTCCCGGTGGATCTGGCCTCGCAGCGGGACGAGACGCGCGCCTTCCTGCGGGCGTTCCGCAACGCGGCGCACGCGGAGCCTACGCCCTTTGCCGCCATCGGCTATGACGCCACGCGGCTCATCGCCCGGGCCGCGGCGGAGGGCGGCGACCGCGCCGGCATCCGCCGCTGGCTGGCGGCGCTGCGGCCGGAAAGCGCGCAGGCCGGAGTGATCGGCTCGCTTTCCTTTGCGCCGGACGGCACCGCGGTGGGGCCGGAGCCGGTGATCGTTCCCGTGCGGACGGCGGCGGCTTCCGCGGGAGGGCGGCCGTGA
- a CDS encoding methyl-accepting chemotaxis protein produces the protein MRARGQARTMAGALRAGMAAVCVLLVAGGVMSWWSVRQQSREVRATMNVVQQEVDLTLRLSTGIAQELLGAERYLDGDRAGRQDFDKLGFQVRRDYRALDRLAGRNAQDAGLVSGIMRNVADAEAHYAMAHRLADLGRAGEAQARAARAAPHTRDALAALAGLGEVQRRAIADASAGLEVAAQRRMWLQMALLLGAVLLAAWIARRTIRAVAGPLASVVDHARRLSEGDLGARTRTDGLPAEFVVLASSMNQAAASLEEVATVVVRTADQLAESANAVAAGAEQITATASEVAESMGHVSTGAEDQVAQLRRVDAALAGIGDSAREAGEGAGEVRTLAESIGQSAQARRVEVGHSVEVLRGVRDSVHTAAEEVEALREATAHIRRFVDLVRAISSQSDLLALNAAIEAARAGEHGRGFAVVADEVRKLAEQTQNAAAEVIGTTRLVTGRIETAARSMTEGVARVGEIERVSHNLDAALAEIAGAAARTGEAAARVSDVVIHNTQAVHAAAVGLTEIAARAESNAASAEEVSAATQEQSAGCEEVSAIAADLLVGSTRLREAVGRFRLGAAVPSTATLSEDDETPAPWTESARGELVATGSGR, from the coding sequence GTGAGGGCGCGGGGGCAGGCCCGCACCATGGCGGGCGCGCTGCGGGCGGGGATGGCCGCCGTCTGCGTGCTGCTGGTGGCGGGAGGGGTGATGAGCTGGTGGTCCGTGCGCCAGCAGTCGCGCGAGGTGCGCGCCACCATGAACGTGGTGCAGCAGGAGGTGGATCTGACGCTGCGCCTGTCCACGGGGATCGCGCAGGAACTGCTGGGGGCGGAGCGCTACCTGGACGGCGACCGCGCCGGGCGGCAGGACTTTGACAAGCTGGGCTTTCAGGTACGGCGCGACTACCGCGCCTTGGACCGGCTGGCCGGCCGCAATGCGCAGGACGCGGGGCTGGTGAGCGGCATCATGCGCAACGTGGCGGATGCGGAGGCTCACTACGCCATGGCGCACCGGCTGGCGGACCTGGGACGCGCGGGCGAGGCACAGGCGCGCGCCGCCCGGGCCGCCCCGCACACCCGCGACGCACTGGCCGCGCTGGCGGGGCTGGGCGAGGTGCAGCGGCGCGCCATCGCCGACGCGTCCGCCGGGCTGGAGGTGGCGGCGCAGCGGCGGATGTGGCTGCAGATGGCGCTGCTGCTGGGCGCCGTGCTGCTGGCCGCGTGGATCGCGCGCCGGACGATCCGCGCCGTCGCCGGGCCGCTGGCCTCCGTGGTGGACCACGCGCGGCGGCTGAGCGAGGGCGACCTGGGCGCGCGCACGCGGACGGACGGGCTCCCCGCGGAGTTCGTCGTCCTCGCCAGCTCCATGAACCAGGCCGCCGCGTCGCTGGAAGAGGTGGCCACCGTCGTCGTGCGCACCGCGGACCAGCTGGCGGAATCGGCCAACGCGGTGGCCGCGGGCGCGGAGCAGATCACCGCCACCGCGTCGGAGGTGGCGGAAAGCATGGGCCACGTATCCACCGGCGCGGAAGACCAGGTCGCCCAGCTACGGCGGGTGGACGCCGCGCTGGCCGGCATCGGCGACAGCGCGCGCGAGGCGGGGGAGGGCGCGGGAGAGGTTCGGACGCTGGCGGAATCCATCGGACAGTCGGCGCAGGCCCGGCGCGTGGAGGTGGGGCACTCGGTGGAGGTGCTGCGCGGCGTGCGCGATTCCGTGCACACCGCGGCGGAAGAGGTGGAGGCGCTGCGCGAGGCCACGGCGCACATCCGCCGCTTCGTGGACCTGGTGCGCGCCATCAGCAGCCAGTCGGACCTGCTGGCGCTGAACGCGGCCATCGAGGCGGCGCGCGCGGGCGAGCACGGCCGCGGCTTCGCGGTGGTGGCGGATGAGGTGCGCAAGCTGGCGGAGCAGACGCAGAACGCCGCCGCCGAGGTCATCGGCACCACGCGGCTGGTGACGGGGCGCATCGAGACCGCCGCGCGGTCGATGACGGAGGGCGTGGCGCGAGTGGGGGAGATCGAGCGCGTGTCGCACAACCTGGACGCCGCGCTGGCGGAGATCGCCGGGGCCGCGGCGCGCACCGGCGAGGCGGCGGCACGGGTGAGCGACGTCGTCATCCACAACACGCAGGCCGTGCACGCCGCGGCCGTGGGATTGACGGAAATCGCCGCGCGCGCCGAGTCCAACGCGGCGTCGGCGGAAGAGGTGAGCGCCGCCACGCAGGAGCAGAGCGCGGGGTGCGAGGAGGTGAGCGCCATCGCCGCGGACCTGCTCGTGGGGAGCACGCGGCTGCGCGAGGCGGTGGGGCGTTTCCGGCTGGGCGCGGCGGTGCCATCCACCGCGACGCTTTCGGAGGATGACGAGACACCCGCGCCGTGGACGGAATCCGCGCGGGGCGAACTGGTGGCGACGGGATCAGGGAGATAG
- the uxuA gene encoding mannonate dehydratase, with protein MRMTFRWFGPDDPVPLEHIGQIPGVGGIVSSLHDVPPGEAWTRDGLERINGMIRGAGLRWDVVESIPVHEDVKLGRPERERWADAWCRSLELVGAMGIPVVCYNFMPVFDWTRTELAMPMPDGSTALAYDDEALRRIDLSNGTGDLPGWAAAYDAEALGALLEGYRSVDNERLWDNLAWFLERVVPVAESAGVRLAIHPDDPPWPIFGLPRIITDGAALERVCRLVDSPMNGVTFCTGSLGADPANDLPAMVRRLPGRIHFAHCRNVRVTGERAFHEAPHPSRFGSVDMRAVLGALREIGFDGPMRPDHGRMIWGERGRPGYGLFDRALGATYLQGIWEGLGGAD; from the coding sequence ATGCGGATGACCTTTCGGTGGTTCGGCCCGGATGATCCGGTGCCGCTGGAGCACATCGGCCAGATCCCCGGCGTGGGCGGAATCGTAAGCTCGCTGCACGATGTGCCGCCCGGCGAAGCGTGGACGCGCGACGGGCTGGAGCGCATAAACGGCATGATCCGCGGCGCCGGGCTACGGTGGGACGTGGTGGAATCCATCCCCGTGCACGAGGACGTAAAGCTCGGCCGCCCGGAGCGCGAGCGGTGGGCGGACGCGTGGTGCCGCTCCCTCGAACTCGTCGGCGCGATGGGGATTCCCGTCGTCTGCTACAACTTCATGCCGGTGTTCGACTGGACGCGGACGGAGCTGGCCATGCCCATGCCGGACGGCAGCACCGCGCTGGCGTACGATGATGAAGCCTTGCGCCGCATCGACCTGTCCAACGGCACGGGCGACCTTCCCGGCTGGGCCGCCGCCTACGACGCGGAGGCGCTCGGCGCGCTGCTGGAGGGGTATCGCTCGGTAGATAACGAGCGGCTGTGGGACAATCTCGCCTGGTTCCTGGAGCGCGTCGTTCCCGTGGCGGAAAGCGCGGGGGTGCGGCTCGCCATCCACCCGGACGATCCGCCGTGGCCCATCTTCGGGTTGCCGCGGATCATCACGGACGGCGCGGCGCTGGAGCGCGTCTGCCGGCTGGTGGACAGCCCGATGAACGGGGTGACGTTCTGCACCGGATCCCTCGGCGCGGACCCGGCGAACGACCTGCCGGCCATGGTGCGCCGCCTCCCCGGGCGCATTCACTTCGCGCACTGCCGCAACGTGCGGGTGACGGGGGAGCGGGCCTTTCACGAGGCGCCGCATCCGTCGCGCTTCGGCAGCGTGGACATGCGCGCCGTGCTGGGCGCGCTTCGGGAGATCGGCTTCGACGGCCCCATGCGGCCGGACCACGGGCGGATGATCTGGGGCGAGCGGGGGCGTCCGGGCTACGGCCTGTTCGACCGCGCGCTGGGAGCGACGTATCTGCAGGGCATCTGGGAAGGGCTGGGCGGCGCGGACTGA
- a CDS encoding MFS transporter has protein sequence MAAVHVPQTPPGTPPAAPDGVMTRYRWTICALLFFATTINYIDRQVLGILAPSLEKELGWSEVDYGAIVSWFTFAYGLGFLVMGRLLDRIGVRKGFALAIVSWSLAAMAHAFARGAGGFSLARAALGLGESGNFPGAIKATAEWFPRRERAFATGIFNAGSNVGAIAAPLLVPWITLNYGWRMAFIVTGALGFVWLAFWLLLYREPEKHPRVSAAELAHIRSDPAESTAHVPWLRLLRHRQTWAFFLGKLMTDPVWWFYLFWLPKYLDSRWDVQLSALAAPLVVIYLIADVGSVGGGWVSSALIKRGWTVNAGRKTAMLIAALLIVPTMLAPRAGSMWVAVAIVSVAAAAHQWWSANLFTLVSDTFPRRAVGSVVGIGGFAGAMGGFAFQRATGYVLERTGSNYSIIFTVCGLAYISALVIIHLLVPRLEQADLES, from the coding sequence ATGGCCGCAGTCCACGTCCCGCAGACCCCGCCCGGCACCCCGCCCGCCGCTCCCGACGGAGTGATGACGCGCTACCGGTGGACGATCTGCGCGCTGCTCTTCTTTGCGACGACCATCAACTACATCGACCGGCAGGTGCTGGGCATCCTGGCGCCTTCCCTTGAAAAAGAGCTGGGATGGAGCGAGGTGGACTACGGCGCCATCGTGTCGTGGTTCACCTTTGCCTACGGCCTGGGATTCCTGGTGATGGGCCGCCTGCTGGACCGCATCGGCGTGCGGAAGGGGTTTGCGCTGGCGATCGTGTCGTGGAGCCTGGCGGCGATGGCGCACGCGTTCGCCCGCGGGGCGGGCGGATTTTCCCTCGCCCGCGCGGCGCTGGGGCTGGGCGAGTCGGGCAACTTTCCCGGCGCCATCAAGGCCACCGCGGAGTGGTTTCCCCGGCGCGAGCGCGCGTTCGCGACGGGGATCTTCAACGCGGGCAGCAACGTGGGCGCCATCGCCGCGCCCCTGCTGGTGCCGTGGATCACGCTGAACTACGGCTGGCGGATGGCGTTCATCGTCACCGGCGCGCTGGGCTTCGTGTGGCTCGCCTTCTGGCTGCTTCTGTACCGCGAGCCGGAGAAGCATCCGCGCGTGTCTGCAGCGGAGCTGGCGCACATCCGCAGCGATCCGGCGGAAAGCACGGCGCACGTGCCCTGGCTGCGGCTGCTGCGACACCGGCAGACGTGGGCGTTCTTTCTGGGCAAGCTGATGACGGACCCGGTGTGGTGGTTCTACCTGTTCTGGCTGCCCAAGTACCTGGATTCGCGCTGGGACGTGCAGCTTTCCGCGCTGGCCGCGCCGCTGGTGGTCATCTACCTGATCGCGGACGTGGGCTCGGTGGGCGGCGGATGGGTGAGCAGCGCGCTGATCAAGCGCGGATGGACGGTGAATGCGGGGCGCAAGACGGCCATGCTGATCGCGGCGCTGCTGATCGTGCCGACGATGCTGGCGCCGCGGGCGGGGAGCATGTGGGTGGCCGTGGCGATCGTGAGCGTGGCGGCGGCGGCGCACCAGTGGTGGAGCGCCAACCTGTTCACGCTGGTGAGCGACACCTTTCCGCGGCGCGCGGTGGGCTCGGTCGTCGGCATCGGCGGGTTCGCCGGGGCGATGGGCGGGTTCGCGTTCCAGCGCGCGACGGGGTACGTGCTGGAGCGCACGGGGAGCAACTACAGCATCATCTTTACCGTGTGCGGATTGGCGTACATCAGCGCACTGGTGATCATCCACCTGCTGGTGCCGCGGCTGGAGCAGGCGGATCTGGAGTCGTAG
- a CDS encoding FadR/GntR family transcriptional regulator: MEDRPGRVQRQSLSDELAQRVRRLIQQRDLQPGDRLPSILRLARDFGVAPPTVREALRKLEMLGVVDIRHGLGVFVGSDSDPLLVRNPFEGAPGARMLLDLVDARISIEPTCVALAAENATPAQLAALGALLDRAEEALPAAEAALNEANLGFHREIARASGNLVLHQLLDALGTAMRQEQRIVNHTRPLRERFHAEHLAILRALEQRDPAQAVERMRTHLEGVRQALLTAGSPDINPT, encoded by the coding sequence ATGGAAGACCGTCCAGGGCGGGTGCAGCGGCAGAGCCTGTCCGACGAGCTGGCGCAGCGGGTTCGGCGGCTCATTCAGCAGCGGGACCTGCAGCCGGGCGACCGGCTGCCCAGCATTCTGCGGCTGGCCCGCGACTTCGGCGTGGCGCCGCCCACGGTGCGCGAGGCGCTGCGCAAGCTTGAGATGCTGGGCGTGGTGGACATCCGCCACGGGCTGGGCGTGTTCGTGGGCAGCGACAGCGATCCGCTGCTGGTGCGCAACCCGTTCGAGGGCGCGCCCGGCGCGCGCATGCTGCTGGACCTGGTGGACGCCCGCATCAGCATCGAGCCCACCTGCGTCGCGCTGGCCGCGGAGAACGCCACCCCCGCGCAGCTGGCCGCCCTGGGCGCCCTGCTGGACCGCGCGGAAGAGGCGCTCCCCGCCGCCGAGGCCGCGCTCAACGAAGCCAACCTGGGCTTTCACCGCGAAATCGCCCGCGCGTCCGGCAACCTGGTGCTGCACCAGCTTCTGGACGCGCTGGGCACCGCCATGCGGCAGGAGCAGCGCATCGTGAACCACACCCGCCCGCTTCGCGAGCGGTTCCATGCGGAGCACCTGGCCATCCTGCGCGCTCTCGAGCAGCGGGACCCGGCACAGGCCGTCGAGAGGATGCGGACCCACCTGGAAGGCGTGCGACAAGCGCTGCTCACGGCCGGGTCCCCCGACATCAATCCAACGTGA
- a CDS encoding enolase C-terminal domain-like protein: MKITDIRATPVTVPLQAPLRHANGAHWGRFVRTIVEVETDEGLIGLGEMGGGGEAATAAFEGLKPYLLGRDPAQLEEMRFLIANPTASLYNNRTQILAALEFACLDLMGQKWGVPVHDILGGKLRDKVPFASYLFFRYADGDGRGEVRTVDQVVAEALALKAQHGFTSHKLKGGVFAPRYELEAYRAMAEALPGDSFRFDPNGVWSTEQAIWFGQHIEDLNNDYLEDPVYGMHGMRRAREKLRMPLATNTVVVGFEQLAANVLQTAVDVILLDTTFWGGIRPCVKAACICDTFQLGVAVHSSGELGIQLATMLHLGAVLPNLTFAADAHYHHLADDVITGGLMKYRDGCIDVPTGPGLGVTLDRDKLAQYHENFLRLGGYPYDQDPMRPGWTPLIPNSRWADPLDARTPVIPR; this comes from the coding sequence GTGAAGATCACCGACATCCGGGCCACGCCCGTGACCGTGCCGCTGCAGGCGCCGCTGCGCCACGCCAACGGCGCCCACTGGGGCCGCTTCGTTCGCACCATCGTGGAGGTGGAGACGGACGAGGGGCTCATCGGGCTGGGCGAAATGGGCGGCGGGGGAGAGGCCGCGACAGCCGCCTTCGAGGGGCTCAAGCCCTACCTGCTGGGGCGCGACCCCGCCCAGCTGGAGGAAATGCGCTTTCTGATCGCCAACCCCACCGCCTCGCTGTACAACAACCGCACGCAGATCCTGGCCGCGCTGGAGTTCGCCTGCCTGGACCTGATGGGGCAGAAGTGGGGCGTGCCGGTGCACGACATCCTGGGCGGCAAGCTGCGCGACAAGGTGCCGTTCGCCTCCTACCTCTTCTTTCGCTACGCGGATGGGGACGGGCGCGGCGAGGTGCGCACGGTGGATCAGGTCGTGGCCGAGGCGCTGGCGCTCAAGGCGCAGCACGGGTTCACCTCGCACAAGCTCAAGGGCGGCGTGTTCGCGCCGCGCTACGAGCTCGAGGCGTACCGGGCGATGGCGGAGGCGCTTCCCGGCGACTCGTTCCGCTTCGATCCCAACGGCGTGTGGAGTACCGAGCAGGCCATCTGGTTCGGCCAGCACATCGAGGACCTGAACAACGACTACCTCGAGGACCCCGTCTACGGGATGCACGGCATGCGGCGCGCGCGCGAAAAGCTGCGCATGCCGCTGGCGACCAACACCGTCGTCGTGGGCTTCGAGCAGCTTGCCGCCAACGTGCTGCAGACGGCAGTGGATGTGATCCTGCTCGACACGACGTTCTGGGGCGGCATCCGGCCGTGCGTAAAGGCGGCGTGCATCTGCGACACGTTCCAGCTGGGCGTGGCGGTGCACAGCAGTGGCGAGCTGGGGATTCAGCTGGCGACCATGCTGCACCTGGGCGCCGTGCTCCCCAACCTGACCTTCGCCGCGGACGCGCACTATCACCACCTTGCGGACGACGTGATCACCGGCGGGCTGATGAAGTACCGCGACGGGTGCATCGACGTCCCCACGGGGCCGGGGCTGGGGGTGACGCTGGACCGCGACAAGCTGGCGCAGTACCACGAGAATTTTCTGCGGCTGGGGGGATACCCCTACGATCAGGATCCCATGCGGCCGGGGTGGACGCCGCTGATCCCCAACAGCCGCTGGGCCGATCCGCTGGATGCACGGACGCCGGTGATTCCGCGGTAG